One window of the Eucalyptus grandis isolate ANBG69807.140 chromosome 6, ASM1654582v1, whole genome shotgun sequence genome contains the following:
- the LOC104449324 gene encoding LOW QUALITY PROTEIN: coenzyme Q-binding protein COQ10 homolog, mitochondrial (The sequence of the model RefSeq protein was modified relative to this genomic sequence to represent the inferred CDS: substituted 1 base at 1 genomic stop codon), whose amino-acid sequence MPPFLSTCKSVGSIVVRKYWKRHVIEPASSYRQLHRPSDANEDLRILRGSLHSGDAVQKRWFLGCGDGEDGGAFSKVYEERRVLGYSPVQLFDVVAAVDLYQDFVPWCXCLEILQSYPDGSFDAELEIGFKFLIESYVSRVELKRPQYIKTTVLQSTLFDHLINIWQYNSGPVPGSCNIYFLVDFKFQSPLCRPVASMFFREVVSRLVGSLSERCCLIYGLGVPIQEDAYGQRAQKCGSWSRHILHRKDVGAL is encoded by the exons ATGCCTCCATTCTTGTCGACCTGTAAGTCGGTGGGATCGATCGTGGTGCGCAAATATTGGAAGCGGCATGTGATTGAGCCTGCTTCAAGCTATCGGCAGCTTCACAGACCGTCTGATGCAAACGAGGACCTCCGGATTCTACGGGGGAGCTTGCATAGCGGTGATGCTGTGCAGAAGAGGTGGTTTCTGGGTTGTGGAGATGGCGAAGACGGAGGCGCTTTCTCTAAAGTCTATGAAGAGAGGCGTGTTCTGGG GTATTCTCCAGTGCAGTTATTTGATGTTGTTGCAGCTGTTGATCTGTATCAAGATTTTGTTCCCTGGTGTTAGTGCTTGGAGATACTTCAGAGTTATCCTGATGGATCATTTGATGCCGAGCTTGAGATTGGTTTCAAATTTCTAATAGAAAGTTATGTTTCTCGTGTAGAGTTGAAAAGACCTCAGTACATAAAG ACTACAGTGTTGCAAAGCACCCTCTTTGACCATCTGATAAATATTTGGCAATACAATTCAGGACCAGTTCCAGGATCTTGCAACATTTACTTTTTGGTAGATTTCAAGTTCCAGTCACCACTCTGCCGACCA GTTGCCTCCATGTTTTTCAGGGAAGTAGTCTCTAGACTTGTTGGTTCGCTCAGTGAACGCTGCTGTTTGATATATGGACTGGGGGTTCCCATTCAGGAAGATGCTTATGGGCAGAGGGCTCAAAAGTGTGGTTCCTGGTCTCGGCACATACTGCATAGGAAGGACGTTGGCGCATTATAA
- the LOC104449323 gene encoding ABSCISIC ACID-INSENSITIVE 5-like protein 5, whose product MGSNINFKNFSTDPTPTNNRPPGNTLLTRQPSVYTLTFEEFQNSIGKDFGSMNMDELIKNIWSAEENQSMASASGAGGGGGQDGIGVPGGHLQRQGSLTLPRTLSQKTVDEVWKNISKEDSVGKDGGLVTGGPVVPQRQQTLGEMTLEEFLFRAGVVREDAQYSGKPNGGGLFGELPRAGNNAGLEFGFPQPGKAENLMGMRNLEGGNLNSMHPLNMPVNANANGIRSNQQQLTQPQPQAHQPQILPKQPILPFSQQIPSPNNTQLNGHGFRGGLMAIPDQVMTNNLIQGGALHGGGMGMVGLGAGPAGMPTGSPANPVSSDGMGRSNGDTSSVSPVPYVFNGSVRRKCNSAVEKVVERRQRRMIKNRESAARSRARKQAYTMELEAEVAKLKDENEELRKKQAEIMEIQKNQVKEMMNTQRGAKKRCLRRTQTGPW is encoded by the exons ATGGGGAGTAACATCAACTTCAAGAACTTCAGCACCGATCCGACGCCGACGAATAACAGGCCTCCTGGCAACACGCTGTTAACCCGGCAACCGTCGGTGTACACGCTGACCTTTGAGGAGTTCCAGAACTCTATAGGCAAGGACTTTGGGTCCATGAACATGGATGAGCTCATAAAGAACATTTGGTCTGCAGAGGAGAACCAATCTATGGCATCTGCTAGTGGcgctggtggtggcggcggaCAGGACGGAATTGGAGTACCTGGTGGTCATTTGCAGCGGCAGGGCTCGCTGACGCTTCCCCGGACGCTGAGCCAAAAGACCGTTGACGAGGTCTGGAAGAACATTTCAAAGGAAGATTCAGTTGGGAAGGATGGTGGCCTTGTGACTGGAGGACCGGTTGTGCCACAGCGGCAGCAAACTCTGGGCGAAATGACATTGGAGGAGTTTTTGTTCAGGGCCGGCGTCGTTAGAGAAGACGCCCAATACTCTGGAAAGCCAAATGGTGGAGGACTGTTCGGTGAATTGCCACGGGCTGGGAATAATGCCGGATTAGAATTCGGATTCCCACAGCCGGGAAAAGCTGAGAATTTGATGGGGATGAGGAACTTGGAGGGCGGTAATCTGAATTCCATGCACCCTCTGAACATGCCGGTGAATGCGAATGCGAATGGAATCAGATCAAACCAGCAGCAGTTAACACAACCACAGCCACAGGCGCATCAGCCACAGATCCTCCCAAAGCAGCCCATTTTGCCATTCTCGCAGCAGATCCCTTCACCTAACAATACTCAACTCAACGGTCATGGATTTAGGGGCGGACTGATGGCAATTCCGGATCAAGTGATGACTAACAACTTGATTCAGGGAGGCGCTTTGCATGGAGGAGGAATGGGGATGGTCGGTTTAGGAGCTGGACCTGCAGGCATGCCAACTGGATCACCTGCTAATCCGGTCTCATCCGATGGAATGGGAAGAAGTAACGGGGATACCTCCTCGGTATCACCCGTACCATATGTGTTTAATGGCAGTGTGAGAAGAAAGTGCAACAGTGCTGTGGAGAAAGTTGTGGAGAGAAGGCAGAGAAGGATGATAAAGAACCGAGAGTCGGCTGCAAGATCGCGTGCTCGCAAGCAG GCTTATACAATGGAACTTGAAGCCGAGGTAGCAAAGCTTaaggatgaaaatgaagaattaCGAAAAAAGCAG GCAGAGATCATGGAAATACAGAAAAACCAG GTCAAAGAGATGATGAATACGCAACGGGGAGCTAAGAAGCGATGCTTGAGAAGAACACAAACTGGTCCATGGTAA